From one Streptomyces spiramyceticus genomic stretch:
- a CDS encoding lactonase family protein, with the protein MSRRGFGLLAGAGAAAALTRGDAQATVAPTRGDAQAAPTPAPAPRRAYLGTYTTQPGGGTGIGLAAYRPRSGELASTGVLPGVSNPSFLALSPDRRTLYAVDERARGAVTAVRVRQAGPPEVLGESRSTGGADPCHLSVHPGGRFLLTANYTGGSVCVHPIGRGGVLGEASDVVQHTGSGPDPARQEGPHAHMVVSDPGGRYVLAVDLGTDSVHTYRLDPRTGRLHERARAAMKAGAGPRHLAFHPSGRYAYVVNELDSTIAVCGYDRRAGTLTPGAPLPTLPPGTELTERNYPAGVVTSPGGRFLYVSNRGHNSIATFVVERGGAAVRLVSVTPSGGSYPRHIVLDPSGTLLFAANQKSGTVTVFRPDRATGRPDPVGTAFAAPIPVCVLPV; encoded by the coding sequence GTGAGCCGACGCGGGTTCGGGCTGCTCGCCGGTGCTGGTGCCGCCGCGGCGCTCACCCGGGGGGACGCGCAAGCCACCGTCGCGCCCACCCGGGGGGACGCGCAGGCCGCCCCCACCCCGGCCCCCGCCCCACGCCGCGCCTACCTCGGCACCTACACCACGCAGCCGGGCGGCGGCACCGGCATCGGGCTCGCCGCGTACCGGCCGCGCAGCGGGGAGCTCGCCTCCACCGGGGTCCTCCCCGGCGTCTCCAACCCCTCCTTCCTCGCCCTCTCGCCCGACCGCAGGACCCTGTACGCCGTCGACGAGCGCGCCCGGGGAGCCGTCACCGCCGTGCGCGTCCGGCAGGCCGGGCCGCCCGAGGTGCTGGGAGAGAGCCGCAGTACCGGCGGCGCCGACCCCTGCCACCTCTCCGTACACCCCGGCGGGCGCTTCCTCCTCACCGCGAACTACACCGGCGGCAGCGTCTGCGTGCACCCCATCGGGCGCGGCGGTGTGCTCGGGGAGGCCAGTGACGTCGTACAGCACACCGGGTCCGGGCCCGATCCCGCGCGGCAGGAAGGGCCGCACGCGCACATGGTGGTCAGCGACCCGGGTGGGCGCTACGTCCTCGCCGTAGACCTCGGCACCGACTCCGTCCACACCTACCGCCTCGACCCGCGCACCGGGCGACTCCATGAGCGTGCCCGCGCCGCGATGAAGGCCGGGGCGGGGCCGCGGCACCTCGCCTTCCATCCGTCCGGCAGGTACGCGTACGTCGTGAACGAACTGGACAGCACCATCGCCGTCTGCGGCTACGACCGGCGCGCCGGGACCCTCACCCCCGGCGCGCCGCTGCCCACCCTGCCACCCGGCACCGAGCTCACCGAACGCAACTACCCTGCCGGGGTGGTGACTTCACCGGGCGGACGCTTCCTGTACGTGTCCAACCGCGGCCACAACAGCATCGCGACGTTCGTCGTCGAGCGCGGTGGCGCGGCGGTGCGGCTGGTGTCCGTCACGCCGTCCGGCGGCTCGTATCCCCGGCACATCGTGCTGGATCCGTCCGGCACGCTGCTGTTCGCCGCCAACCAGAAGTCAGGGACGGTCACCGTCTTCCGTCCGGACCGGGCCACGGGACGCCCGGATCCGGTGGGGACGGCGTTCGCCGCGCCCATTCCGGTGTGCGTGCTGCCGGTGTAG